The Desmonostoc muscorum LEGE 12446 genome includes a region encoding these proteins:
- a CDS encoding nucleotidyltransferase domain-containing protein has protein sequence MKLNADELNSARQHLLKKVVDYFIVKKGIEALFVQGSIASGTTDEFSDIDFRVVVQPELYEQFLDERFSAPKYWGEWLYNEWPAGIRWVCVSHFHPFNKIDVLYYQPENLQPSPWYLQPVQVIYDPKKLIHQLIEASSGLEFTLDVNEVNRLISKGLAQAEEVYRRVMRGELFYAQSLLDNFRGSMMQIDDYFLKNPSSSMSPSAHFEQRGSQMLIEVLKHSYPSLDQTSILNALNALLNRYQYQVMNLHDMLRLNRDAKTDLHWINTLINLSGGTFKF, from the coding sequence ATGAAACTTAATGCAGACGAATTAAATTCAGCACGTCAACATTTACTTAAGAAAGTCGTTGATTATTTTATAGTTAAGAAAGGTATTGAGGCTTTATTCGTTCAAGGGTCTATAGCATCAGGGACAACGGATGAATTCTCTGATATTGATTTTAGAGTTGTTGTTCAACCAGAATTATACGAGCAATTTCTTGATGAGCGTTTTTCTGCTCCTAAATATTGGGGAGAATGGCTATACAACGAGTGGCCAGCAGGAATTCGATGGGTTTGCGTCTCTCACTTCCATCCATTCAATAAAATCGATGTCCTTTACTACCAGCCAGAGAATCTTCAGCCCTCGCCTTGGTACTTACAACCTGTTCAAGTTATTTATGATCCTAAAAAGTTAATACACCAACTTATTGAAGCTTCTTCTGGCTTGGAGTTTACACTAGATGTTAATGAGGTGAATCGACTGATCAGTAAAGGGCTAGCACAAGCTGAGGAAGTATATCGTCGAGTCATGCGTGGAGAACTTTTCTATGCACAATCACTGCTGGACAATTTTCGCGGAAGCATGATGCAAATTGACGATTATTTCCTCAAAAATCCTTCTTCTTCCATGTCCCCATCTGCTCACTTTGAACAGCGCGGCAGTCAGATGTTAATTGAGGTTTTAAAACACTCCTACCCTTCCCTAGATCAGACATCTATTCTTAATGCATTGAATGCTTTACTCAATAGATATCAATACCAAGTAATGAACCTTCACGACATGCTGCGGTTAAATCGAGATGCAAAAACTGATTTGCATTGGATTAATACACTGATTAATTTATCTGGGGGTACTTTTAAGTTTTGA
- a CDS encoding DEAD/DEAH box helicase produces MAILHGNWLVKNQNGCLFIWGETWRSPRVNLESRESEEIPLHPLAMTSVELSEWLRSQNMPIANFIHQPQVAVATTGRTRKATSTTEISLPTHSQIIALPTYIPESTGKETAAIFPVHSGSFGTEADSPQYLQPWRVDGFCLNPAQAVKFLATVPLNATKGEDAFLGGDLRFWSQIARWSLDLISRCKFLPKIARQSDGAFSTTWQVLLDSAVDGTRLEKFSAKMPLVCRTYQEGLGRDEGDGGDEGDKGVNSSSSPSSPSSPSSPHLAVDFPTEPQELLLGFLNSTINAQVREMMGFQSPMEAKAMASLPAAVREWLPALTNASGRVNAEAIEVERLEAALKAWTMPLQYQLTLKTLFRTCFQLRSPESGQTHWTLAYFLQAADNPEYLVDAATIWNHPVERLVYENRTIDQPQETFLRGLGLASRLYPVLAPSLETEYPQSFHLNPIQAYEFIKSVAWRFEDSGLGVILPPSLTNREGWANRLGLKITAETPKTKQGRLGLQSLLNFQWQLAIGGQIISKAEFDKLVALNSPLVEINGEWVELRPQDIKTAQTFFASRKDQMALSLEDALRLSTGDTQVIEKLPVVSFEASGTLQELIGALTNNQAIEPLPTPTGFQGQLRPYQERGAAWLSFLERWGLGACLADDMGLGKTVQFIAFLLHLKEQDALENPTLLVCPTSVLGNWEREVKKFAPSLKVLQYHGDKRPKGKAFVEAVKKHDLVITSYSLIHRDIKLLESVSWQIIVLDEAQNVKNSEAKQSKAVRQLPATFRIALTGTPVENRLQELWSILDFLNPGYLGTRQFFQRRFAMPIEKYGDTASLSQLRSLVQPFILRRLKSDRQIIQDLPDKQEMTVFCGLTADQAALYQQVVEQSLAEIESAEGLQRRGMILALLIKLKQICNHPAQYLKQATLEQHHSAKLLRLEEMLEEVLAEGDAYGAAGAGRALIFTQFAEWGKLLKPYLEKQLGREIFFLYGSTSKKQREEMIDRFQHDPQGPPIMILSLKAGGVGLNLTRANHVFHFDRWWNPAVENQATDRVFRIGQTRNVQVHKFVCTGTLEEKIHDMIESKKQLAEQVVGAGEEWLTEMDTDQLRNLLILDRSAVIDEDEG; encoded by the coding sequence ATGGCGATTTTACACGGAAATTGGTTAGTAAAAAATCAAAATGGTTGCTTATTTATTTGGGGAGAAACTTGGCGATCGCCACGAGTAAATTTGGAGTCGCGTGAATCTGAAGAAATACCATTACATCCATTGGCAATGACATCGGTTGAATTAAGCGAGTGGTTGCGTTCCCAGAACATGCCAATTGCCAACTTCATCCACCAACCCCAAGTTGCTGTAGCGACCACTGGGCGGACACGCAAAGCAACCAGTACCACTGAGATTTCTTTGCCAACCCACTCCCAAATAATTGCCCTACCAACTTATATACCAGAAAGCACTGGTAAAGAAACAGCAGCGATTTTCCCCGTGCATTCTGGCAGTTTCGGGACGGAAGCAGACTCACCGCAATATTTACAACCGTGGCGAGTTGACGGTTTTTGTCTCAACCCCGCCCAAGCAGTAAAATTTCTTGCTACTGTTCCCCTCAATGCCACTAAAGGGGAAGATGCCTTTTTGGGGGGAGATTTACGCTTTTGGTCGCAGATTGCCCGTTGGAGTCTCGATTTAATCTCCCGGTGTAAGTTTTTACCAAAAATTGCACGACAATCAGATGGTGCATTTTCCACTACCTGGCAAGTACTCTTAGACAGTGCTGTAGACGGAACCCGCCTCGAAAAATTTTCTGCAAAGATGCCGTTGGTTTGTCGCACTTATCAAGAGGGACTGGGGAGAGATGAGGGAGATGGGGGAGATGAGGGAGACAAGGGAGTAAATTCTTCCTCATCCCCCTCATCCCCCTCATCCCCCTCATCCCCTCACCTAGCTGTAGACTTCCCCACAGAACCTCAAGAATTGTTGCTGGGATTTCTGAATAGTACGATAAACGCCCAAGTGCGAGAGATGATGGGTTTCCAATCGCCGATGGAAGCCAAGGCCATGGCCTCTTTACCAGCGGCGGTGCGAGAGTGGTTGCCAGCTTTAACTAATGCATCTGGTAGAGTCAATGCAGAAGCAATTGAAGTGGAACGACTCGAAGCGGCACTCAAGGCTTGGACTATGCCGCTACAATACCAATTAACTCTGAAAACTCTGTTTCGTACTTGTTTTCAACTGCGTTCTCCGGAGTCTGGCCAAACACATTGGACATTAGCGTATTTCTTGCAAGCAGCTGACAATCCAGAGTATTTGGTGGATGCGGCAACAATTTGGAATCATCCAGTTGAAAGACTGGTATATGAAAATCGCACAATTGACCAACCGCAAGAAACATTTTTGCGGGGTTTGGGATTAGCTTCCCGATTGTATCCAGTCCTTGCACCCAGTCTAGAAACAGAATATCCCCAATCTTTTCATCTCAACCCCATCCAAGCATACGAGTTTATCAAGTCTGTGGCTTGGAGGTTTGAAGATAGCGGTTTGGGAGTGATTTTACCTCCGAGTTTGACGAACCGTGAAGGATGGGCAAACCGTTTGGGTTTAAAAATTACTGCCGAAACCCCAAAGACAAAGCAAGGACGTTTGGGATTGCAGAGTTTATTAAATTTCCAATGGCAATTGGCGATCGGTGGACAGATTATTTCCAAAGCCGAGTTTGATAAACTTGTGGCTTTAAATAGCCCCTTGGTAGAAATTAATGGCGAGTGGGTGGAGTTGCGACCCCAAGACATCAAGACAGCCCAAACCTTTTTCGCTTCCCGCAAAGACCAAATGGCGCTTTCTTTGGAAGATGCTTTGCGTCTGAGTACAGGCGATACCCAGGTAATTGAAAAATTACCTGTGGTTAGCTTTGAAGCCTCTGGCACATTGCAAGAGTTGATTGGGGCGCTAACCAATAATCAGGCCATTGAACCTTTGCCCACACCAACAGGCTTTCAGGGGCAGTTGCGACCTTATCAAGAACGTGGTGCTGCTTGGCTGTCCTTCTTAGAACGCTGGGGCTTGGGTGCCTGTCTGGCGGACGATATGGGCCTAGGAAAAACCGTGCAGTTCATCGCTTTTCTTCTACACCTGAAAGAACAAGATGCACTAGAAAATCCAACTCTGCTAGTTTGCCCAACTTCAGTTTTAGGCAACTGGGAAAGAGAAGTCAAGAAATTTGCCCCAAGTCTGAAAGTTTTGCAATATCACGGTGATAAACGTCCTAAAGGTAAGGCGTTTGTAGAAGCAGTTAAAAAGCATGATTTAGTCATCACTAGTTACTCACTTATTCATAGAGATATCAAGTTATTGGAGAGTGTTTCTTGGCAGATAATTGTTTTAGATGAAGCGCAAAATGTTAAAAATTCAGAGGCGAAGCAATCAAAAGCTGTGCGGCAGTTACCAGCTACGTTTCGGATTGCATTGACGGGGACGCCAGTAGAAAATAGACTCCAAGAATTGTGGTCTATTTTAGATTTTCTCAATCCCGGATATTTGGGTACTCGGCAATTTTTCCAGCGGCGATTTGCTATGCCAATTGAAAAGTATGGGGATACGGCTTCTTTGAGCCAATTACGTTCATTGGTTCAGCCATTTATACTGCGGCGGTTGAAAAGCGATCGCCAAATCATTCAAGACTTGCCAGATAAGCAAGAAATGACCGTATTTTGTGGTTTAACTGCTGACCAAGCAGCACTTTATCAACAAGTAGTAGAACAATCCTTAGCAGAGATTGAATCTGCCGAAGGATTGCAACGTCGGGGGATGATTTTGGCTTTACTAATCAAACTCAAACAAATCTGCAATCACCCAGCGCAATATTTGAAACAAGCCACATTAGAACAACATCATTCAGCCAAACTGTTGCGGCTAGAAGAAATGTTAGAAGAAGTTTTAGCAGAAGGTGATGCCTACGGCGCTGCTGGCGCAGGACGTGCTTTAATCTTTACCCAATTTGCTGAGTGGGGTAAGTTACTTAAACCTTATCTAGAAAAACAGCTAGGGCGAGAAATATTCTTTTTATATGGCAGTACCAGCAAAAAACAACGGGAGGAAATGATCGATCGCTTCCAACACGATCCCCAAGGACCACCGATTATGATTCTTTCTTTGAAAGCAGGTGGTGTAGGATTGAATTTAACACGAGCCAATCATGTATTCCATTTTGATAGATGGTGGAATCCAGCCGTAGAAAATCAAGCTACAGACAGAGTATTTCGTATTGGTCAAACCCGCAATGTGCAAGTACATAAATTTGTTTGTACTGGCACTTTAGAAGAAAAAATACATGACATGATTGAAAGTAAAAAACAACTAGCTGAACAAGTTGTAGGTGCTGGTGAAGAATGGTTGACTGAAATGGATACAGACCAACTCCGCAACTTACTAATACTTGACCGCAGCGCAGTAATTGACGAGGATGAAGGATGA
- a CDS encoding GNAT family N-acetyltransferase, with translation MDFPLVQLLKNGIKVEIDYMHPEEEEVVRALLNSVIFEGKTYPQKQPLSQAEFSSYWLSKDAFVVRASIVDTTHKPKEILGAFYLKPNFPGRCSHICNAGFIVQPRLRGQGIGRFMGETMLSIAANLGYEAVMFNLVFETNIASITLWQSLGFEIIGRVGRAVKLENDQVVDALILYRTLN, from the coding sequence ATGGATTTTCCTCTGGTTCAACTTTTAAAAAATGGCATAAAAGTAGAAATAGATTATATGCATCCTGAAGAAGAAGAGGTTGTGAGAGCATTATTAAATAGTGTAATTTTTGAAGGTAAAACTTATCCTCAAAAGCAACCTCTATCCCAAGCAGAATTTTCAAGTTACTGGTTAAGCAAGGATGCCTTTGTTGTTAGGGCATCAATTGTGGATACTACACATAAACCAAAAGAAATATTAGGGGCATTTTATTTAAAGCCAAACTTTCCCGGTCGGTGTAGCCATATTTGCAATGCTGGTTTTATTGTACAACCCAGATTGCGCGGTCAAGGTATAGGGCGGTTCATGGGAGAGACGATGCTCTCCATCGCAGCAAACCTGGGCTACGAGGCAGTAATGTTCAATTTGGTCTTTGAAACTAATATAGCTTCAATTACACTTTGGCAGTCCTTAGGATTTGAGATTATTGGACGGGTTGGGCGTGCCGTGAAGCTTGAAAATGACCAGGTGGTAGACGCGCTGATCTTGTATCGCACTTTGAATTGA
- a CDS encoding SWIM zinc finger family protein, translated as MTNYTLQASREWWSQQWLDLLDSYRFKKRLERARNYARQGNVLSIEFKGAKVLAKVQGSEVEPYKVSLSLEPFSDEQWGYVIETMSQKAIFAAKLLAGEMPQNIAEVFTANGLSLFPFTLSDVHSKCSCPDKANPCKHIGAIYYQLGDRFSEDPFVLFQLRGRTKEQIISDLRQLRSGKIQADTSETPNVQESIPDNKYSVKIDSFWQYNEPLESSLVVIAPSSSETVLDVLGAIPLAKEEENIVNSTSSDVVMKYLNSVYTDVSQKAVLAAMNVGGS; from the coding sequence ATGACTAATTACACATTACAAGCTAGTCGAGAATGGTGGTCGCAGCAATGGCTAGATTTGCTAGATTCCTATCGCTTTAAAAAGCGTTTGGAACGTGCTAGAAACTATGCACGCCAAGGAAATGTATTAAGTATTGAGTTTAAGGGTGCAAAAGTATTGGCTAAAGTACAAGGTAGTGAAGTCGAACCTTATAAAGTTTCCCTTTCCCTTGAACCTTTTAGCGATGAACAGTGGGGTTATGTCATTGAAACTATGTCCCAAAAGGCAATTTTTGCTGCCAAGTTGTTGGCAGGGGAAATGCCACAAAATATAGCAGAAGTGTTCACAGCTAATGGTCTTTCTTTATTTCCTTTTACTCTTTCTGATGTCCACAGTAAATGCTCTTGTCCTGATAAAGCCAATCCCTGTAAACATATTGGTGCGATATACTATCAGTTAGGCGATCGCTTTAGTGAAGACCCCTTTGTGCTATTTCAGTTGCGGGGACGCACCAAAGAGCAAATTATCAGCGATTTACGGCAGCTACGTAGTGGCAAGATTCAAGCCGACACGTCAGAAACACCTAATGTTCAAGAGTCCATTCCTGACAACAAATACTCGGTAAAAATTGACTCTTTCTGGCAATATAATGAGCCACTAGAGTCATCTTTAGTAGTAATTGCACCCTCCAGTAGCGAGACGGTATTAGATGTATTAGGAGCAATTCCTCTAGCGAAGGAAGAGGAAAATATAGTCAATTCAACTTCTAGTGATGTGGTCATGAAGTATTTGAATAGTGTTTACACAGATGTTAGCCAGAAAGCTGTTTTAGCAGCAATGAATGTGGGAGGAAGCTGA